From the genome of Natranaerovirga pectinivora, one region includes:
- a CDS encoding methyl-accepting chemotaxis protein produces MKKISHKILLAIILTSFILTTGFGMYNISYMINNHRNELKLLRESLLDDYDIMIKNQVETAVSLIEYSHNQYRLGNITQNEAKEQSKRLIRTLKYGEEGYFWIDDTKGVLIEHPVAIQAIGTNRIGIEDPNGVKLIQNIIDSGVNKTNDGFTEYMWEKPDDNSGELYIKRAYSQLFEPWDWIISTGNYIDSIENIVQIRQEEYTSALKLSIIVTVLFVLFSSILTLIIAIVLSRKITKPIVEMVNNIKKDEDGNISIKEINIQSKDEIGQLAMAINTMIEQVKHFIEETKQISDNVVDYSQGLSNVAEESTASIEGVSRAMEELTQGVAEQASATQNGSETLNTLANEINTVVEITNNLRNYIIGADKSGQMGLQAVTNLQDSFSIYNDKSNHLTKGIEILVYKSESIGTIIEAIQGIAAQTNLLALNASIEAARAGEAGKGFAVVADEIRKLAEGTAQSTKQIGDMVNDIQAQVINLTNNLGETKILFDKVDESILHTGNAFGTIEDAVKNTISEVDKLLDNTNKINSRKDLVVKVIEDISATAEESAASSEEISASLEEQTRSIDEISTTATELQHISTTLQSVISKFKL; encoded by the coding sequence ATGAAGAAAATCAGTCATAAAATATTACTAGCAATTATTTTAACAAGTTTTATACTAACAACAGGTTTTGGAATGTACAATATCAGTTATATGATAAATAATCATCGCAACGAACTAAAATTATTAAGAGAAAGTCTTTTAGATGATTACGATATTATGATCAAAAATCAAGTTGAAACAGCTGTAAGTTTAATAGAGTACTCTCATAATCAATATAGATTAGGTAACATAACACAAAATGAAGCGAAAGAACAAAGTAAGAGACTAATCCGAACGTTAAAGTATGGTGAAGAGGGATATTTTTGGATAGATGATACGAAAGGCGTCTTAATAGAACATCCCGTAGCCATTCAAGCTATTGGTACAAACAGAATTGGAATAGAAGATCCTAATGGTGTAAAATTAATACAGAATATTATTGACAGTGGCGTAAACAAGACAAACGATGGATTCACTGAGTATATGTGGGAAAAACCAGATGATAACTCAGGGGAATTATATATTAAAAGAGCATACTCCCAACTTTTTGAGCCTTGGGATTGGATTATAAGCACAGGTAATTACATAGATTCAATAGAAAATATTGTTCAAATAAGGCAAGAGGAATACACAAGCGCATTAAAATTAAGCATTATAGTAACTGTTCTATTTGTTCTATTCTCAAGTATATTAACTTTAATAATTGCCATAGTCCTTAGTAGAAAAATTACAAAGCCCATAGTAGAAATGGTTAACAATATAAAAAAAGATGAAGATGGAAATATAAGTATAAAAGAAATAAATATACAATCCAAAGATGAAATTGGACAATTGGCAATGGCAATCAATACAATGATTGAACAAGTAAAACATTTTATAGAAGAGACAAAACAAATATCAGACAATGTAGTTGACTACTCACAGGGTCTATCAAATGTAGCAGAAGAAAGCACAGCCTCAATTGAAGGTGTATCAAGGGCAATGGAGGAATTGACACAAGGTGTTGCAGAACAGGCATCTGCTACACAAAATGGATCAGAAACATTAAATACACTTGCAAATGAAATTAATACTGTAGTAGAAATTACAAATAATTTAAGAAACTATATCATTGGAGCAGATAAATCAGGACAGATGGGATTACAAGCCGTTACCAATTTGCAAGATAGTTTTTCTATATACAATGATAAATCCAATCATTTAACAAAAGGTATAGAGATACTAGTCTACAAATCAGAATCAATAGGCACAATTATCGAAGCAATACAAGGTATAGCAGCACAAACTAATTTATTAGCACTAAATGCATCAATTGAAGCAGCTAGAGCAGGGGAGGCAGGGAAAGGATTTGCTGTTGTTGCTGATGAAATTAGAAAATTAGCAGAAGGAACTGCTCAATCAACAAAACAAATAGGAGATATGGTAAATGACATTCAAGCCCAAGTGATTAATCTTACAAATAATCTCGGGGAAACAAAGATACTCTTTGATAAAGTGGATGAATCCATATTACATACTGGAAATGCATTTGGAACAATTGAAGATGCTGTAAAAAACACAATATCAGAAGTAGATAAACTACTAGACAATACAAACAAAATAAATAGTAGAAAAGATTTAGTAGTAAAAGTAATAGAAGACATATCTGCAACAGCAGAAGAATCAGCAGCATCATCAGAAGAAATATCTGCATCACTTGAAGAACAAACAAGATCAATAGACGAAATATCAACAACTGCAACTGAATTACAACATATATCCACAACATTACAAAGTGTAATCAGTAAATTTAAATTATAA
- a CDS encoding acyl-CoA reductase gives MNIYRGELISKKGFINKLEEIEGQFKKDLINNPITPEIVIEAAHKLANEINKEEIIDELIELGLPRWSSEAFVNASIKTLNKKELNKKVEVELGEKSFHWTVVNDDTEEKNYPLGILVHIGAANVLGLSAFSVLEGLLTKNINILKLPEQESGLSVKLLLKLIEIEPRLKPFIYVLDVSSKEKEVISKLIKVADAVVVWGSDDAISGIRLLAPPNLPIIEWGHRLSFAYFTNHDNNEEDLEGLAKDICLTDQLYCSSPQCILYEGKDKNQLIQFGKRLSKHIERISSKHPNHNIPIQGQGQITWLQELVKMEEILNQKQLITNEEKSYSIMIDYKAELKSSPLYRNIWLMPVKRENLFEILRAKKGYLQTVGLSCSETEFEELSKIFYSAGVNRITTCGNMSNSYSGEPHDGSYTLNRYVRKVNKKRKK, from the coding sequence ATGAATATATACAGAGGGGAACTTATATCAAAAAAGGGTTTTATCAACAAACTGGAAGAGATAGAAGGTCAATTTAAAAAGGATTTAATTAACAATCCAATAACACCAGAGATTGTTATTGAGGCAGCTCATAAACTAGCCAATGAAATAAATAAAGAGGAAATAATAGATGAACTTATCGAATTAGGCTTACCTAGATGGTCATCAGAAGCTTTTGTTAATGCATCCATAAAAACATTAAATAAAAAAGAGTTAAATAAAAAAGTAGAAGTAGAACTAGGAGAAAAATCATTTCACTGGACTGTAGTAAATGATGATACAGAGGAGAAAAACTACCCATTAGGCATACTAGTACATATCGGAGCAGCAAATGTGTTAGGGCTTTCTGCTTTTAGCGTATTAGAGGGCCTGTTGACAAAAAATATAAATATATTAAAACTACCAGAGCAAGAAAGTGGACTATCTGTAAAATTATTATTAAAATTAATAGAAATAGAGCCAAGATTAAAACCTTTTATATATGTTTTAGATGTTTCATCAAAAGAAAAAGAAGTCATTAGTAAATTAATAAAAGTTGCAGATGCAGTAGTTGTATGGGGATCAGATGATGCCATTAGTGGAATAAGGCTACTTGCCCCACCTAACTTACCAATAATAGAGTGGGGGCATAGACTTAGTTTTGCCTATTTTACAAATCATGACAATAACGAAGAAGATTTAGAAGGCTTAGCAAAAGACATTTGTCTAACAGATCAACTCTACTGCAGTTCTCCACAATGCATTTTATACGAAGGAAAAGATAAAAACCAATTGATCCAATTTGGAAAAAGACTATCAAAGCATATAGAGAGAATATCTTCCAAGCATCCTAATCATAATATACCCATTCAAGGACAAGGACAAATTACTTGGTTACAAGAACTTGTAAAAATGGAAGAAATACTAAACCAAAAGCAATTAATTACCAATGAAGAAAAAAGTTATAGTATTATGATAGATTACAAAGCAGAACTAAAATCATCTCCATTATATAGAAATATTTGGCTAATGCCAGTTAAAAGAGAAAACCTATTTGAAATACTAAGAGCTAAAAAAGGTTATCTTCAAACAGTAGGATTGAGTTGTAGCGAAACTGAGTTTGAAGAGCTATCAAAAATATTTTATAGTGCAGGGGTCAATAGAATTACTACTTGTGGAAATATGTCTAATAGTTATAGTGGAGAACCCCACGATGGTAGTTACACTCTAAATAGATATGTAAGAAAGGTAAATAAAAAAAGGAAGAAGTAA
- a CDS encoding LuxE/PaaK family acyltransferase, producing MTARHKLFTYKKIYDHKGSEGLFINAMKESIEHHRLNCDFYTKLLEVNNFSPEKIKSIDDCIDIPPITANFFKYHEIMSINKSEVHVHATSSGTQGQKSQVFLDKESIQLGTKMAIKAMKYHGFISIIPTNYIILGYEPTKENKMGNVKIALGMTRFAPAKEKVFALRPIGDKYEIDYFGLLNALKRFNKQKLPVRIFGFPSYLYMVLKTMKESGMAPLKLNKKSIILTGGGWKKYNDIMIDKKELHKMIEELLGIPAQNCRDFYSAVEHSVAYPECKNHHMHVPIWSRVIIRDVKTLKPLGYNKPGFLSFISPLVSSMPISSIIMGDMAILKDGKNCGCGIETPYFEILGRAGNSKTRSCAVAVSEYMEGD from the coding sequence ATGACTGCAAGACATAAGCTTTTTACCTATAAAAAAATATACGATCACAAAGGCAGTGAAGGGTTATTTATTAATGCTATGAAAGAATCAATTGAACATCATAGACTCAATTGTGATTTTTATACTAAATTATTGGAAGTAAATAATTTTTCACCTGAAAAGATAAAATCAATAGATGACTGTATCGATATCCCACCTATTACGGCTAACTTTTTTAAATACCACGAAATCATGAGTATTAACAAATCAGAGGTTCACGTACATGCAACATCTTCCGGTACCCAAGGCCAAAAAAGCCAGGTATTTCTTGATAAAGAGTCAATACAGCTAGGTACAAAAATGGCTATTAAAGCTATGAAGTACCATGGTTTTATCTCTATTATACCAACCAATTACATAATATTAGGATATGAGCCTACAAAAGAAAATAAAATGGGCAATGTAAAAATCGCTCTTGGTATGACTCGGTTTGCACCGGCAAAGGAAAAGGTTTTTGCTTTAAGACCAATAGGAGACAAGTATGAAATTGACTATTTTGGACTGTTAAATGCTTTAAAACGATTTAACAAACAAAAATTACCTGTACGTATATTTGGTTTTCCATCCTATTTATATATGGTGCTAAAGACTATGAAAGAATCAGGAATGGCACCACTAAAATTAAATAAAAAGTCAATAATCCTTACTGGTGGGGGATGGAAAAAGTACAATGATATTATGATAGACAAAAAAGAACTTCATAAAATGATTGAAGAATTACTTGGAATTCCAGCACAAAATTGCCGTGATTTTTACAGTGCTGTAGAGCACAGTGTTGCGTACCCAGAATGTAAGAATCATCATATGCATGTGCCTATATGGAGTAGAGTTATTATACGCGATGTAAAAACCCTTAAGCCCTTAGGATATAACAAACCAGGATTCTTAAGTTTTATAAGTCCACTGGTTTCTTCAATGCCAATATCATCAATAATAATGGGTGATATGGCAATATTAAAAGATGGTAAAAACTGTGGATGTGGCATAGAGACACCCTATTTCGAGATACTTGGAAGAGCAGGAAATTCCAAAACAAGAAGTTGTGCAGTAGCTGTATCTGAATATATGGAGGGTGATTAA
- a CDS encoding aldo/keto reductase family protein has protein sequence MIYRKLGKTGLKVSEISLGSWLTYGNSTEKDTAIKTIDTAYDLGINFFDTANMYARGEAEKIVGEALRKYPRESYVLATKVFWPMGEGPNDKGLSRKHVYEQANASLKRLGVEYVDIYYCHRYDPETPVEETLKTFDHLMRQGKILYAGVSEWTAAQIQEALQVADKYLLDRIVVNQPRYNMVTRTIENEIIPISEKNGISQVAFSPLAQGVLTGKYTDLKNLPEGSRATDPKANRFIEKYLQDDIIDRVRKLNNIAKEMEISMPQLAIAWILRQPNVASALIGASRPSQIEENVKASGIIIPNEKLQEIDEILA, from the coding sequence ATGATTTATAGAAAACTAGGAAAAACTGGATTAAAAGTAAGTGAAATTAGTCTTGGTAGTTGGCTAACATATGGAAACTCAACTGAAAAAGATACAGCAATTAAAACAATTGATACAGCATATGATTTAGGAATAAACTTCTTTGATACAGCAAATATGTATGCAAGAGGTGAAGCTGAAAAAATCGTGGGTGAAGCTTTAAGAAAATATCCAAGAGAATCTTATGTATTAGCAACAAAAGTTTTTTGGCCAATGGGTGAAGGACCTAACGATAAAGGTCTTTCAAGAAAACATGTTTATGAACAAGCCAATGCCAGTCTGAAAAGGCTTGGAGTAGAATATGTAGATATATATTATTGCCATCGTTATGATCCAGAAACACCAGTTGAAGAAACTTTAAAAACATTTGACCATTTAATGCGTCAAGGAAAAATATTATATGCAGGGGTAAGTGAATGGACTGCAGCACAAATTCAAGAGGCACTTCAAGTAGCGGATAAATATTTATTAGACCGAATAGTAGTGAATCAACCGCGTTACAATATGGTAACAAGGACAATTGAAAATGAAATCATTCCAATAAGTGAAAAAAATGGCATTAGCCAAGTGGCATTTTCCCCATTGGCACAAGGTGTACTTACGGGAAAATACACAGATTTAAAAAATTTGCCTGAAGGGAGCCGTGCAACTGACCCAAAAGCAAATCGTTTTATTGAAAAATATCTACAAGATGATATAATAGATAGAGTTAGAAAATTAAATAATATTGCAAAAGAAATGGAAATTTCAATGCCTCAACTAGCAATTGCTTGGATACTAAGACAACCAAATGTTGCAAGTGCACTTATTGGAGCAAGTAGACCAAGCCAAATTGAAGAAAATGTTAAAGCTAGTGGTATTATTATACCTAATGAAAAATTACAAGAAATAGATGAGATATTAGCATAA
- a CDS encoding winged helix-turn-helix transcriptional regulator gives MNSLHSLELCPKFERAFQLLGKRWSGLIIRTLLDGKKRFSDILQAIPNMSPRMLTERLKELENEELIIRTVYPEVPIRVEYELTEKGKNLKASMDAIQEWAEKWG, from the coding sequence ATGAATTCTTTACACTCGCTTGAGTTGTGTCCTAAATTTGAAAGGGCATTCCAACTATTAGGAAAACGTTGGTCTGGGTTAATTATTAGGACCCTTTTGGATGGTAAAAAAAGATTTTCTGATATTCTTCAGGCTATACCTAATATGAGTCCTCGTATGCTTACTGAGCGTTTAAAAGAGCTTGAAAATGAGGAACTTATTATAAGAACGGTTTATCCGGAAGTTCCTATTAGAGTAGAATACGAATTGACTGAAAAGGGCAAAAACCTTAAGGCTTCTATGGATGCTATACAAGAATGGGCTGAAAAATGGGGTTAA
- the wrbA gene encoding NAD(P)H:quinone oxidoreductase, protein MDKIKLAIVYYSMSGTNYQMAKWAAESAEANGAEVRILKVTELAPESVINENPIWKAHVDDTKDVKIADSEDLDWADAIIFSAPTRFGNLPSQMKQFIDLQGGLWFEGKLMNKVVSAMSSAQNPHGGQESTVRSLYTSMMHWGAIVVTPGYTDDSIFKAGGNPYGTTVTVDQDGNMIEDVKDAVFHQTKRTIEVAHWMKKGKITDEVINEDSEVIGVLGDGS, encoded by the coding sequence ATGGATAAAATTAAATTAGCTATTGTTTATTACAGTATGTCAGGTACTAACTATCAAATGGCAAAATGGGCTGCTGAATCAGCTGAAGCCAATGGTGCTGAAGTAAGAATTTTAAAGGTAACTGAATTAGCTCCTGAATCAGTGATTAATGAAAATCCCATTTGGAAAGCTCATGTAGATGATACTAAGGATGTAAAAATAGCAGATTCTGAAGATTTAGATTGGGCAGATGCTATAATCTTTAGTGCTCCTACTCGTTTTGGTAATCTTCCTTCTCAAATGAAACAATTCATTGATCTTCAAGGCGGACTATGGTTTGAAGGTAAGCTTATGAATAAAGTTGTTAGTGCAATGTCCTCTGCACAAAATCCTCATGGCGGACAGGAATCCACAGTAAGAAGCCTTTATACATCCATGATGCATTGGGGTGCCATTGTTGTTACTCCTGGTTATACAGATGATTCAATTTTTAAAGCTGGCGGCAATCCATATGGTACTACTGTTACCGTTGACCAAGATGGTAATATGATAGAAGATGTTAAAGATGCTGTTTTCCATCAAACCAAAAGAACCATTGAAGTTGCTCATTGGATGAAAAAGGGTAAGATTACTGATGAGGTTATAAATGAGGATTCAGAAGTTATAGGCGTTTTAGGGGACGGTTCATAA
- a CDS encoding transposase: MPRCARIKEDGAYYHVMSRSASEFCLFRDDNDKIKYLNLLKKCLDEFNGTLISYCLMDTHIHLLLNPVNADISKFMQKLNLSYASYYNRKYNRRGHVFADRFKSKIITSEQYFLVATLYIHNNPKDMDTYTPSNVHKYRFSSLSYYLGLSTDEFNIVNKNILLSYLAPNPVQALKNYISINAIYNKLNATSLIDDINLSSILSEETVTTYLNNFDKENSFEYVSGKYITLVNVDPNDLLCAVANYFNLPSSLILKEKYNKEVLDYKGICFILLRSFCDLTRKQICSLFGNITVSNVYSLCNRGIEILNKYYNKEVVFDEILSSIS, from the coding sequence ATGCCTAGATGTGCACGAATAAAAGAAGATGGGGCGTATTATCATGTTATGAGTCGCTCTGCATCAGAGTTTTGTCTTTTTAGAGATGATAATGATAAAATTAAATATCTTAATCTATTAAAAAAGTGTTTGGATGAATTTAATGGCACTTTAATATCTTATTGTCTTATGGACACTCATATTCATTTGCTTTTAAATCCAGTTAATGCAGATATCTCTAAGTTTATGCAAAAATTAAATTTGTCCTATGCTTCTTATTACAATCGAAAATATAATCGCAGGGGCCATGTTTTTGCTGATCGTTTTAAAAGTAAAATAATAACCAGCGAACAGTATTTTTTAGTAGCTACTTTATATATCCATAATAATCCTAAAGATATGGATACTTATACACCATCTAATGTTCATAAATATCGTTTTTCTTCTCTTTCTTACTATCTTGGTCTATCTACTGATGAATTTAATATTGTTAACAAAAATATTTTACTATCTTATCTTGCTCCTAATCCTGTACAAGCTCTAAAGAATTATATTTCTATTAATGCTATATATAATAAACTTAATGCTACTAGTTTAATTGACGATATAAATTTGTCTTCCATTCTTTCTGAAGAAACAGTTACCACTTATTTAAACAACTTTGACAAAGAAAATTCTTTTGAATATGTTAGTGGTAAATATATAACCTTAGTTAATGTTGATCCTAATGATCTTCTTTGTGCAGTGGCGAATTATTTTAATTTACCTAGTTCATTGATTCTTAAAGAAAAATACAATAAAGAAGTCCTTGATTATAAGGGAATTTGTTTTATTTTGCTTAGAAGTTTTTGTGATTTAACAAGAAAACAAATATGTTCTTTATTTGGAAACATTACTGTAAGTAATGTCTATTCATTGTGTAATAGGGGTATTGAAATCCTTAATAAATATTACAATAAAGAAGTTGTATTTGATGAGATTTTATCCTCCATTTCTTAG
- a CDS encoding AraC family transcriptional regulator, giving the protein MDEVFSYNKEEDNFYISYKKSLGSNMAKHHFHSTYEMFFLSSGERQFFVKDRTINIKEGSLLIINPNILHKTMNGEAPQYERVIVNFHNNFLYNEKCNYQQQLCQLFKNDYIVIDFPHHHRIYIKEILDKIISEAKHKHTGFQLQIKSLVLQLLIFSCRFIEETQIQPLQYISSVHERVSEIVKYINSNYSKNLTLQYIADNFYISSYYLSRVFKEVTGFTFVQYLNLVRVKEAKKLLEETNLKVYTIAKKTGFGSVTHFGRVFKEITEHTPLYYRKTKKY; this is encoded by the coding sequence TTGGATGAAGTTTTTAGTTATAATAAAGAAGAAGATAACTTTTATATTTCATATAAAAAAAGTTTGGGATCTAATATGGCAAAACACCATTTTCATAGTACTTATGAAATGTTTTTTTTATCATCTGGTGAGAGACAATTCTTTGTAAAAGATAGAACCATTAATATAAAAGAAGGTTCTCTTTTAATTATTAATCCTAATATATTACACAAGACAATGAATGGAGAAGCACCTCAATATGAGCGTGTTATTGTCAATTTTCATAATAATTTTTTGTATAATGAAAAGTGTAATTATCAACAACAATTATGTCAGCTCTTTAAAAATGATTATATTGTTATAGACTTTCCACATCATCATCGAATATATATAAAAGAAATATTAGATAAGATAATAAGTGAAGCCAAACATAAACACACAGGTTTTCAACTCCAGATAAAGAGTCTTGTACTACAACTACTCATTTTTTCTTGCAGATTTATAGAAGAGACTCAAATTCAACCATTGCAATACATTAGCTCAGTACACGAAAGAGTTTCAGAAATTGTTAAATACATCAATTCTAACTATAGTAAAAATTTAACCCTTCAGTACATAGCAGACAATTTTTATATAAGTTCATACTACTTAAGTAGAGTATTTAAAGAAGTTACAGGATTTACCTTTGTACAATACCTTAATCTTGTAAGAGTTAAAGAAGCTAAAAAACTACTTGAAGAGACAAATTTAAAGGTTTACACTATAGCAAAAAAAACTGGATTTGGCAGTGTAACACACTTTGGAAGAGTATTTAAAGAAATCACAGAACACACACCCCTGTATTATAGAAAAACAAAAAAATACTAA
- a CDS encoding glycoside hydrolase family 88/105 protein yields MYTPIQWAEKACETLMKKFEAPNLPPVGRFHYHQGVFLLGVERCWEQNQNDKYFNYIKDWVDSYISDFGSVSGNNTTELDDVQPGIILFNLFEKTNLKKYKNALYEIVPLLKSWKTNSEGGFWHKGKTPNQMWLDGLFMGGPIAVKFGKVFNDSTYFDMVTYQAKLMTEHTKDDKSGLLYHGCDPTKEAEWADPITGRSSEFWGRAIGWYPVAIVDILDYLPKDHKDRDILLQILKDLIDALILYQDKSGLWYQVIDKGENPENWLETSCSSLFVAAIAKAVRMGYLDASYFQYAKIGYKGIIETIKEDENGIIISGICIGTPIGDYDFYITRPTTENDLHGAGAFILMCVEVGKVIT; encoded by the coding sequence ATGTATACACCTATTCAATGGGCAGAAAAAGCTTGTGAAACATTAATGAAAAAATTCGAAGCTCCAAACCTTCCTCCCGTTGGAAGATTCCATTATCATCAAGGGGTTTTCCTACTTGGCGTTGAAAGATGTTGGGAACAGAATCAAAATGACAAATACTTTAACTATATAAAAGATTGGGTTGATAGTTATATTTCAGATTTTGGTTCTGTTTCCGGAAATAATACTACTGAATTAGATGATGTTCAACCAGGAATTATTTTATTTAACCTTTTTGAAAAAACCAACCTTAAAAAATACAAAAATGCTTTATATGAAATTGTTCCGTTATTAAAATCTTGGAAAACAAACTCTGAAGGTGGTTTCTGGCATAAGGGTAAAACCCCAAATCAAATGTGGTTGGATGGCTTGTTTATGGGCGGACCAATTGCTGTAAAATTTGGCAAAGTATTTAATGATAGTACTTATTTTGATATGGTTACATATCAAGCAAAATTAATGACAGAACATACTAAAGATGATAAATCTGGGCTTCTTTATCATGGATGTGATCCAACAAAAGAAGCAGAATGGGCTGATCCTATTACAGGAAGATCTTCTGAATTCTGGGGTCGGGCTATTGGCTGGTATCCAGTTGCAATTGTTGATATCCTCGATTATCTACCAAAGGATCATAAGGATCGGGATATCCTTTTACAAATATTAAAAGATTTAATTGACGCTCTTATTCTTTACCAAGACAAAAGTGGTTTATGGTACCAAGTTATAGATAAAGGAGAGAACCCTGAGAATTGGTTAGAAACTTCTTGTTCTTCGCTGTTTGTTGCTGCCATTGCTAAAGCTGTTAGAATGGGGTATCTAGATGCATCTTATTTTCAGTACGCAAAAATAGGTTATAAAGGAATTATTGAGACCATTAAAGAAGATGAGAATGGTATTATTATTAGTGGAATTTGTATCGGAACGCCAATTGGTGATTATGATTTTTATATCACTAGACCTACTACCGAGAACGATTTACACGGTGCTGGTGCTTTTATTTTAATGTGTGTAGAAGTGGGCAAAGTAATAACATAA
- a CDS encoding methyl-accepting chemotaxis protein: MKSIKNNLIISFSSALVIICFIISASGYVSTKNGLENLNQQSINQKLESDLAAAEMYVKNYYGEFKYNNGILTDQNGRNISGVNEMVDKIQEDSGNVATIFVKRGDDFERISTNIIDGDGQRATGTLLGKESEAFQSVVNGKTYIGNADILGISYVTAYQPIFNNNEVIGILFIGLPNEQADILIKDILMNSRNIFIMITLGTILFGIIISLIIGKKISDPIIFLTGMIEKISNYDLQLYQSGKKDKYLKRKDEVGKIAKSLEKMQKNFIELIKVIDNISNDVALSASELSETSEQVSIAANEVARTIEEIANGANEQASDTENAANEITELGTLIESSHNYIQELDLSSDEVSRLKEEGILSIKELVIKNEMSKKETQVINNVIINAHQSAEKINTASQMIKSISEQTNLLALNAAIEAARAGEAGRGFAVVSEEIKKLAEQSNQFTGEISLIINELKEKMETAVQIMNEMNKVVEEQSVSVEITRTKFENISLSIEKTKEVINKLNASGLLMENKKVSIINIIESLSAISEENAAGTQETSASVEEQTASMEEIAKASGALTKLAEEMNQSISKFQY, translated from the coding sequence ATGAAAAGCATCAAAAATAACTTAATAATTAGTTTTAGCAGCGCATTAGTAATAATCTGTTTTATAATAAGTGCATCGGGATATGTAAGTACTAAAAATGGGCTAGAAAACTTAAATCAACAATCAATTAATCAAAAATTAGAGTCAGACCTAGCAGCTGCAGAAATGTATGTCAAAAATTATTATGGAGAATTTAAATATAATAATGGCATATTGACAGATCAAAATGGTAGAAATATTTCAGGAGTCAATGAAATGGTGGACAAAATACAAGAAGATTCAGGAAATGTTGCTACTATTTTTGTTAAGAGAGGAGATGACTTTGAGCGCATATCAACTAATATTATAGATGGAGATGGGCAAAGAGCGACAGGTACTTTATTAGGAAAAGAAAGTGAAGCATTTCAATCTGTTGTAAATGGAAAAACATATATAGGAAATGCAGATATTTTAGGCATATCTTATGTAACAGCATATCAACCAATATTTAACAATAATGAAGTGATCGGGATTTTATTTATAGGATTACCAAATGAACAAGCAGATATTTTGATAAAAGATATTTTAATGAATAGTAGGAATATCTTTATAATGATTACTTTAGGAACTATTCTTTTTGGTATCATAATTAGTTTAATAATAGGTAAAAAGATTTCAGATCCAATAATATTTTTAACAGGAATGATTGAGAAAATATCTAATTATGATTTACAATTATATCAGTCTGGCAAAAAAGACAAGTACCTAAAAAGAAAAGATGAGGTTGGGAAAATTGCAAAATCTTTAGAGAAAATGCAGAAGAATTTCATTGAATTAATAAAAGTAATAGATAACATCTCAAATGATGTGGCTTTATCTGCTTCTGAGTTATCTGAAACCAGTGAACAAGTATCAATCGCTGCTAATGAAGTTGCTAGAACAATCGAAGAAATTGCAAATGGTGCCAATGAACAAGCGAGTGATACTGAAAATGCAGCTAATGAAATTACAGAATTAGGAACGTTAATAGAAAGTAGTCATAATTATATACAAGAATTAGACCTGTCATCAGATGAAGTAAGCAGGCTAAAAGAAGAAGGTATTTTAAGTATTAAAGAATTAGTAATAAAAAATGAAATGAGTAAAAAAGAAACACAAGTAATAAACAATGTGATTATAAATGCACACCAAAGTGCGGAAAAGATTAATACGGCCAGTCAAATGATTAAAAGTATTTCTGAACAAACCAACTTACTAGCATTAAATGCAGCAATTGAAGCGGCAAGAGCTGGGGAAGCAGGAAGAGGATTTGCTGTAGTTTCAGAAGAAATAAAGAAACTAGCAGAACAATCCAATCAGTTTACGGGTGAAATATCATTAATAATCAACGAATTAAAAGAAAAGATGGAAACTGCAGTCCAAATTATGAATGAAATGAATAAAGTAGTAGAAGAACAAAGTGTAAGTGTAGAAATAACAAGAACAAAATTCGAAAATATTTCCTTATCAATAGAAAAAACAAAAGAAGTTATAAACAAACTTAATGCATCAGGTTTATTAATGGAGAACAAAAAAGTTTCTATTATCAATATTATTGAAAGCTTATCAGCTATATCTGAAGAGAATGCGGCAGGAACACAAGAAACATCAGCTTCAGTAGAGGAACAAACAGCTTCAATGGAAGAAATAGCAAAAGCAAGCGGTGCATTGACTAAATTAGCAGAAGAAATGAATCAAAGTATATCAAAGTTTCAATACTAA